In Halosimplex halophilum, the genomic stretch ACCGTCAGCGCGACCAGGTCGAGCACGGAGGTCTTCCCGCCGCTGTTGACGCCCGTCAGGAGGGCGACGCCCTCGACCCGGTAGTCGACGGGGTCGACCGCCTCGTAGGGCACGTCCAGAAGCGGCGAGCGGCCGCCCTCGACGGCGACCCCCTCGCCGCCGATCTCGGGCAGCGTGGCGTCGTACGCCTCGGCGAAGCGGGCGATGGTCAGTTCCACGTCGAGTTCGAGCGCGGCCTCGGCGAGCCGTTCGGCGTCTTCGCGGGCGTCGGCCAGATCCGTCGCCACCTCGCGCTTGAGGCGGGTCGCCCGGCGGTCGCGGGCGGTGGTGAGCTCCTCGCGGAGCCGGGAGACGACCTCCTCGTCGCGCTCGACGGGGAAGGTCGGCTGGTCGGGGAACGCCCGGCGGGCCATGTCGGCGTAGTCGTCCAGCCCGAGGGCGTCGACGAGGTGGTCGCGGGCGTCGTCGACGGCTTCGGCGTACTCGTCGGCGAGTTCGCGCTGGAGCAGCGAGTCGACGCCGGCGCCCTGCTCGACCAGCGAGAGGAGGTCCGCGCCCTCGATGGTCACGTCTCGCTCCTCGATGGCCTCCCGGAGGCGGTCGTTGGCGACGCTCTCGGCGGTCGAGACGGCGGCGTCGAGGTCGTCGACGGCGGTCTGTAACTGCTGGAGGCGGTCGTCGTCCGCGACGTTGCCCTCGTCGTCGATGCGGGCGAGCGCGTCGGCCAGTTCGTCCAGGTCGCAGGGCGGGTCCAGGTCGGCGACGCGGTGGACCTCGATGGCCGCCCGCAGGCGGTTGCGGTTGTGGGCGAAGAAGGCGAGGGTGCGCTCGGGGACGACGGTCGCGGGGTCGTCCAGCGCGTCGGGTTCGACGCGCACGTCGCCCTCGACCTCGACGCCGGTGAACGCGTCGTCGAGCGCGACGACGGTGGCGTAGCCCCGCGCGAGGTCGGCCAGCCCGCGGGCGTCGTCGACGATCTCGACGCTGACCTCGGGCAGGGCCTCCTGGGCGCGGGCGTAGGTCTCGGCGTCGGTCGTGGCGAGACAGCGGTCACGGACCCGGACGCTCGGCGGCGACTCCAGCGGTTCGACCCCGGCCAGCGCGCCGCGGACCTCGTCGTCGGGGTCCCGCTCCATCGCCCGGGCGGCGAACTCGCGGGCCTCCTCGACCCGCGAACGGGAGGGCGAGGGGTAGAACGTCTCCAGGCGGCGCTCGGCGTAGCGGGTGACGGCGTGGTCGGCGACGAGATCGAGGGCGTCGCGGTAGATCTCCTGGGCGCGCGAGGTGGCGGCGAACCCGCCGGGGTCGCCGTGCTCGCGGCGGATGGCGGCGCGGGCGATGCGGGCGGCCCGGCCGTCGCTGATGCCCGGCGCGCGGGCCAGCGCGGCCACGTCCCCGTCGCGCAGCGCCCGCTCGGGGTCGTCGAGTTCCGCCAGCGCCTCGGCCGTCTTCTCGCCGACCCCAGGGATCGTCTCGATGTCCATCTACCCGCCACATTACCACCGGCGGAGAAAAATCCCGCGCCTGTGTGGGGACGCGCCGGCGGCCCCTCACTCGTTCCACGGCCAGTCCTCCGGCGGCGCGAACGGGCCGGCCGAGACGGTGTAGCGCATCACCGTCGACACGCGCAGCAGTCGCACCACGAGGAGCACGAGCGGGGCGAACACCACCGCGACCGCGGCGCTGATCGCCCACGGCAGGGCCCACCCGGGGAGCGTCGCCCCGTTCGAGCGGTACAGCAGCGGGACGGCGAGCGCGACGAGCAGCGCCGGGAGGCTCACGTAGATGATCTCCCGCGAGAGCTTCGTGAGCTCCTGATGGAGCGCGAGCGTCTTGTAGTACTGGCGGGCCACCGAGAGGTGCCCGAGCAGCCTGTCGACCGCGTCGACGTCGTCGGCGACCGGGTCGGGCAGGTCCGCGCCGGCGGTGACCGCCCGGAGTCGGCGGTGGAACCGCGCGTAGTCCGACCCCGCGGTCAGCGAGATGACCCTGACCGGCTCCATCTCGCCGGAGACGCGCTCGATCGACTCGGCGTAGCCCGAGAGGTCGCCGGCGAGCGCGGCGAGGTCGTCCCCCGCGTCGGCTCCGGCGGCGGTCGCCCGTCGCGAGGCGCGCAGCGAGTCGGCCCGGTCGTCGATCGCCTCGCCGATCGCCCCGACGAACTCGGCGGCGTCGACCGGCACCGTCGTCCGGTCGCCCGCCTCGGCGACCGCCTCCCGGAGGTCGACGCCCTTCTCGTAGCGCTCGCGCAGCGAGGGCGGCTTGCCGAACGCCTGCGAGGAGACGAGCTGGTTGACCGTCAGCGTCAGCGTGACGAGCGTGAACACGCCGGCGGTGACGCCGCTCCCGAACACCGTCGGCACGTTGCCGCTCGGCCCGACCGCGAGGACGCCCGCGGCGACGGCGACGCGGACGACCGCGAAGACGACGGCGCAGACGACCGCCGCGATCAGCCAGCGGTTCCCGTCGAGAAACAGCCAGTGGCGGAGTCCGTTCCCGCCCGCGTCGCCGGCGGCGTCGTCGCCCTCACCCATGCCGGAGCGCGGCCCCGCGAGTTCGCCCGACCGCCCGCTGCGACGGCACCGCCGCCCCGGCGGCGTCGAGCCCGCGCCACCGGCTCGACGCCCGGAAGCGAGAAGCGCGTTCCATACCGGACGGTCGGCCGTCGCGCCCAAAGGGCTGAGGCAGGCACTCGCCGGCGGCGGACGGGACACGCTCCGCGCCGGTCCGCTCACTCGAAGGCCGCCCGGACGAGCGCCCGCTCGGCCTTCTGGAGGTGTTCGCTCGCCGTGGCGGGCGCGCAGTCGAGCGCGTCGGCGACGTCCTCGTGGGTCGCCTCTCGCGGCACGTCGTAGTAGCCCAGCTCCAGCGCCGTCTCGACGGCCTCCGCCTGGCGGTCGGTCAGCCCCGCGGCGACCCGTTCGGGCGGGCCGTCGTACTCGCCGACGCGCTCGACGGTCACCGACAGGAGGTCCCGCGCCTCGGAGACGGCCGCCCGCAGGTCGTCCGGTTCGCCCAGGACCCGGAACACCGCCTCCCCGTCCGGGTACAGGTCGACGGGCGTCGTCATCACGAGGCTGCCCTCGGTGAACACCCCGTGGAGCGCGAGTTCGAGGTCCGACGCCGCCGCGCGGACGTAGCAGAGCCCCCGATCGCCCTCGTCGGCGACGACCTCGTGGTCGAGGACCGCCGGCGTCGCTTCGAGCGCCTCGTCCATCGCCGCCACGTCGCCCGTCACGCCGGTCACGTAGGTCCGCGGCCCGCTCTCGGAGACGCCGCCGAACCGCAGTCGCAGGCGCTCGACCCCCTCGCAGCCGGCCATCGCCGCGTGGACCGGCAGCGGCGGCTCCGCGGGGAACCGGAGCCTGACACGCGCGAACTTCATGCGCGAGTACTCCGCCGCCGGGTCGCTAAAACCACGGGATTGCCGCCGGCGGGCCGCGGCGGGGGGCCGAACCCGTTCGCCCGGCGCCGAGCGGTCGAACAACGGGCTTTTGGCCGTTCACTCCGAACTGCCGGCGATGAGCACTCCGGTCGCCGACAAGCTCGCCGCCGCGCGCGCCGACCTGGCCGACCGCGACGGCGTCCTCGTCGCCTTCTCCGGCGGCGTGGACTCCAGCGCCGTCGCCGCCATCGCCCACGACGCGCTCGGCGACGACGCCGTCGCCTGCACGGCCAAAAGCGAGACCCTGCCCGACGCCGAACTCGACGACGCCCGCCGCGTCGCCGAGGAGATCGGCATCCGCCACGAGATCGTCGAGTTCTCCGAGCTCGACAGCCAGGCGTTCGTCGAGAACGGCGACGACCGCTGTTACCACTGCCGCACCATGCGGCTCGGCGCGATGTTCGACCACGCCGCGGAACTGGGCATCGACGTGGTCTGCGACGGGACCAACGCCTCCGACCCCGGCGAGGGCCACCGCCCCGGCCTGCAGGCGGTCGAGGAACTCGACGCCTACTCCCCCCTGCTGGAGCACGGCATCGTCAAGTCCGAGGTCCGGGAGATCGCCGACGACTACGGCCTCTCGGTCGCGGACAAGCCCTCGATGGCCTGCCTGTCCTCGCGGATCCCCACGGGCCTCGAAGTGACCGAGGAGCGCCTCTCGCGCATCGAGCAGGCCGAGACCGTCCTGCGGACCTGGGGCTTCGAGCAGTTCCGCGTGCGCGACCACGACGGCATCGCCCGCATCGAGGTCGGCGAGGACGAGCTGGAGGACGCGCTGGACCCGGAGTTCGTCCGCGCCGCCCGCCAGTACATCGGCGAACTCGGCTTCGACCACGTCACGCTCGACCTCGACGGCTACCGCACCGGCAGCGTCAGCCCCGCCGACGAAGCGGACGACAGCGAGGAGGGCGCCGACGAGTCCGCGGACAGCGGCGACCCCGTCGTCGAGGACGTGTTCGGCACCGACTACCCCACCGCCGACGAGATCTGAGACCGGCTTTCTACGCGGCGCGCGCTGTCGCGCGCGTTCATGCGCGCGACGGAACTGCGCGAGGGATGAGCATCGCAGGCCGGAGGCCGAGAAGCGCAATCGGCTGGGGAGGTGTGTGGCCGTCTGCGGTGCTGTGCGGTCGCGGTGGCGGTGCTGTCCTGGCGGACTGAAAGGGCGAGGCGCGCTCGCGCTTGTTCAGTCGTCTGAGCGGGCCACTATCCGCGCGGGCGGTGCGGAGAGCGCGGATATCCCGCTCAGCGACCGCGAGCGGGCCGAGGGCTTTCAGCGCTCGCCGTCGAGTGCAGTCGATCCAACTCCGAGCGAGCGGGCCGAGGGCTTTCAGCGCTCACCGTCGAGTGCAGTCGATCCAACTCCGAGCGAGCGGGCCGAGGGCTTTCATCGCCTGCTGTTCCCTGCGGTCAAACCAACCGCTAGCGAGCGTGTCGAGGGCTTTCAGCGCTCGCCGTTGCCGGCGGTCGAAACAATTCCGAGCGAGCGGCAGTCGTTGCCGTCCCCAGTGACATTTTCCCGGACGCGACCCACCGACAGACCGTGTCAGACCTCACGGTCCGCCGGTACGAACCCGACGACGCCGAGGCGGTCTGGGACCTCCACGAGCGCGCGCTCCGGGACATCGGCGCCTACGACGAGGCGTACGCCCACCTCGACGCCGACCTCCGGGCGGTCGAATCCGCGTACCTCGACGCAGGCGGGGAGTTCCTGGTGGGGGAGATCGATGGGACCGACGGCTCCGGGAGCGAGATCGTCGCCATGGGCGCGCTCCAGCCCTCGGCCGAGGTCGACCACCACGAGACGGACCCCGCCGCGGCGGTCGTCAGGCGGATGCGCGTCGACCCCGCTCACCAGCGACGGGGCTTCGGCAGCCGGACCCTCCGGGAACTCGAAGCTCGCGCCAAGGAATTGGGTTTCGACCGGCTGGTGCTGGACACGACGCCGGACCAGGAGAGCGCGGTCGCGCTGTACGAGTCGTTCGGCTACGCCGAGACGCGTCGGGAGTCGACGCCCGCGGGGGAGATGATCTTCTACGAGCGGGAGTTGTAGTCGGTCACTCACCGCCCCGTAAATACTCGGGCGGGGACGAGGGCAAGCGGACGTACCATGGGGAGAACGGAGCAGGAGTGTCTCGACGCACTCCGGAAGGCCGCGGAGCAGTTGGGGGAGTCGCCGTCGAAGGCGCAGTACGAGGACCTGGGGCTGACGCCCGCGGCGTCGACGATCCTTCGGGTCGTCGGCGGGTGGAACGAGGCGAAGGAACGGGCGGGACTATCGACGAACGCGTCGCGCGGGTCCCGGGTCGCGCCGAAACCCGAGGGGGTCGAGCTTCCCGACGGTGAGACGTGGGAAGAGCTCTCGCAGGATCAGCGATGGCACTACCGGAACGCGGAGCACAACACCGAGCGAACGTTGCGACGGCGGGCGCGACTCCGCGCGTGGGTCAACGAGCGGAAGCGCGAGCGGGGCTGCGCCGGGTGCGGCGAGTCCGACCCGGCCTGCCTGGACTTTCACCATCTGGACGGTGAGACGAAAGCGATGGCCGTCACCGATATGATAACGCACGGCTACGGCCGGGAGGCACTCCGCGGGGAGTTCGAGAAGTGCGACGTGCTCTGTGCGAACTGTCACCGGAAGCGCCACGACCGACGGCCGGCGGTCGTCGACCGCGACGGCGGACCGCAGTCGAAACGCGAACGCCTGCGAGCGTGGTCGTACGAGTACCGCCGCGACCGCGGCTGTCGTCGCTGTTCCGAGGACGACCCCTCGTGTCTCCAGTTCCACCATCCCGACCCGGACGAGAAGTCCGCGGGCGTCGGGCAACTGATCTCGGACGGCGCCGACGAGAGCGAAGTCCGCGCGGAAGTCGACCGATGTGTCGTTCTCTGTGCGAACTGCCACCGCCGGGAACACTTCGACCCCCCGACCGACGATGGGAGCGCCGGAGCGAAAGCGACTGAACCACGGTAACACGGTACGTTCGAGTCCGCAACACTGAAATACGGGACCGCAGTATACTCGGGTGAAGTCCTGTGGTGTAGTGGCCAATCATGTAGCCTTCTGGGGGCTACGACGGAGGTTCGAATCCTCCCAGGACTATACGTTCTGACACTCTGTTCGTGAGCGGCAGTTCCGTCCGCCGCTACGGGGTCACCACCAGCTTCCCGACGCTCTCGCGGTCCTGCATCGCGGCGAACGCCGCGCCGGTCTCAGCCAGCGGGTAGGTCTCGTCGATCACGGGCAAGAACGCCCCGTTGGCAACCAGTTCGACTAACCGTTCGAGGTCCGGCTGGGTGCCCATCGTGGAGCCGACGATCCGCTTGTGGGCCAGGAAGAGGTCGGCCACGTCGAACTCGGAGGTCCCGCCGGCAGTGCGGCCGCAGACGACCATCGTGCCGCCGCGCCGGAGGACGGACTGCCCCAGTTTCGAGTACTCGCCGCCGAGGTGGTTGACGACGGCGTCGACCGGCTCGTCGACGGCGGCCTCGATCTCCGATACGTCGGCGGACTCGATCCCCCGGTCCAGCCCGGACTCGCGGACGCGGTCGAGCTTGGCCGCCGAGCGGGAGGTGCCGACGGTCTCGACACCGAGGGCGTCGCACAGCTGGACGGTGGCGACGCCGACGCCGCCGGTCGCGCCGGGGACGAACACCCGGTCGCCGGCCGCCACGTCGGCGCGTTCTAGCATCCGGGAGGCGGTCATGTACGCCGTCGGGAGCGCCGCGGCCGTGGTCGCGTCGACCCCGTCGGGCAGGGCGACGAGCCGGTCGGCCGTCACCCGCGCTCGCTCGGCCAGCCCGCCGTGGTACAGCGAGAAGTTCTCGCACAGGTTCTCGGGGCCCTCGCGGCAGAACCGGCAGGCCCCGCAGGTCTCGTTCGGGCAGAGGACGACCCGGTCGCCCGGTTCGACGGCCGACACGTCCGGGCCGACTTCGCGGACGCGGCCGGCCACGTCGAGCCCGGAGACGAACGGGAGGTCGTCGGCGTCGACCATCGCGGAGTCGCCCTCCAGGATCCACAGGTCGTGGCGGTTGATCGAGCAGGCCGCCACGTCGACGACGGCCTCGCCCCGCCGGGGTTCGGGGTCGGGTCGGTCGACGACGCTCACGCCCTCGGGGCCGATCAGGTCGGTGAACGCAGCGGTTCGCATGGGTCGCGATCCGTGGCCGACGGCAAAGAGTGCGGCGTCGGCGGCGAACCCGGCGGCGGCTCCGCCCGGCGACGCACCCTCACAGCTCGAACCGCAACACGTCGCCGGTCTCGACGCCCCGTTCGGTGGTCCACCCCTTGTTCACCTCCAGCACGTACTGGCCGCGGCCGGGGTAGGTCTGGTCCTCGCCGTCCTCGTTCGGGCCGGGCTCGGGCGCGTGGTGGATCTCGGTGATCGCGCCCTCGCCGTCGGCGTAGACGATGTCGAGCCCGAAGTCCATCTCGCGCATCACGTAGGTATGGCTCCCCACCGAGTCGTAGACGAACAGCATCCCCCAGTCCTCTGGCAGCGATTCGGTGTCGCTCAGGCCCGTAAAGCGCAGACCTCCGGTATCGGCGATCGCGGCCGTCACCGACCCCAGCCGTTCCCCGTCCGGGGTCGTCACCCGAACGTCCGTCGTCTCGTAGTCGGGGAACACCGCTTCCCGGGTCCCGGGTTCGAGCGGGGTCGGCGAGGCGGTCGCGGTGGGTGTCCCGGTCGGCGTCGCCGTCGGCGTCCCGGTGACCGTCGCGGCGGGCGTCCCCGTCGTCGGGTCCGCCTCCGTGGTCGGCGTCGCCGTCCCGTCCGTCGACGTGGTCGGTCCGCTCCCGCCGTCGTCGGTCCCCCCGTCGGTCGCGGTGCCGTCGCTCCGGCAGCCGGCCACGCCGGCGGCAGCCACCGCCGCGAGGAACGCTCGGCGTCGCATACCCGCCCTTGGAGCTGTCGAGTGAAAAACACGCGGTCACCCCGCCCAGGACTCGGCGACGCCGCGGTAGATCCGGTAACAGCGGTCGAGGACGGGAAGCGAGACGCTCTCGTCCGCGGTGTGGGCCTCCCCCTGTTCGGCGGGGCCACAGACCACACAGGTCGTCCCGGCGTCGGCGAGCCAGCCGGCGTCGGTCGCGTGGGGCTTGACCACCTGCTCGGGCCGCCCGTCGCCCGGCGCGGTCGCACCCTCGTCCGGCGCCGCCCCGCTCCCGTCCGGCTCCGTTTCGCCCTCCGTTTCGTGTGCGTCGCGGGCCGCGGCCAGCACCGCGTCGGCGAAAGCGGGGTCGTCGCAGGCCATCGGCGGGAGGTCCTGGTCGACGGTCCAGCTGACGCCGTCGACCGTCTCCGCGCGCTCCAGGTCGGCGCGCTCGCCGGGCACCGTCCGCTCGTCGACGGTCACCTCGCAGCGCTCGGGGATGACGTTCCAGGCCGACCCGCCCTCGATCCCCGTGACCGCGATGCTCCCCGACAGTTCGCGGCCGAGTACCTGGGTGCTCGGGAACGACAGGTCCCGGACGACGTCGACGGCGTCGGTCGCGCGGTAGACGGCGTTGACGCC encodes the following:
- a CDS encoding MutS-related protein, whose product is MDIETIPGVGEKTAEALAELDDPERALRDGDVAALARAPGISDGRAARIARAAIRREHGDPGGFAATSRAQEIYRDALDLVADHAVTRYAERRLETFYPSPSRSRVEEAREFAARAMERDPDDEVRGALAGVEPLESPPSVRVRDRCLATTDAETYARAQEALPEVSVEIVDDARGLADLARGYATVVALDDAFTGVEVEGDVRVEPDALDDPATVVPERTLAFFAHNRNRLRAAIEVHRVADLDPPCDLDELADALARIDDEGNVADDDRLQQLQTAVDDLDAAVSTAESVANDRLREAIEERDVTIEGADLLSLVEQGAGVDSLLQRELADEYAEAVDDARDHLVDALGLDDYADMARRAFPDQPTFPVERDEEVVSRLREELTTARDRRATRLKREVATDLADAREDAERLAEAALELDVELTIARFAEAYDATLPEIGGEGVAVEGGRSPLLDVPYEAVDPVDYRVEGVALLTGVNSGGKTSVLDLVALTVTLAHMGLPVPADRARVEHVEELHYHAKTQGTLDAGAFESTLREFGSLVEAVRSGEAGDVVVLVDELESITEPGASAKIMAGILEAFDATDATAVFVTHLAREIRDAARTDLAVDGIEAKGLVDGELVVERSPVKDVLARSTPELIVEKLADERDGFYVELLEKFD
- a CDS encoding helix-turn-helix domain-containing protein, whose amino-acid sequence is MKFARVRLRFPAEPPLPVHAAMAGCEGVERLRLRFGGVSESGPRTYVTGVTGDVAAMDEALEATPAVLDHEVVADEGDRGLCYVRAAASDLELALHGVFTEGSLVMTTPVDLYPDGEAVFRVLGEPDDLRAAVSEARDLLSVTVERVGEYDGPPERVAAGLTDRQAEAVETALELGYYDVPREATHEDVADALDCAPATASEHLQKAERALVRAAFE
- the larE gene encoding ATP-dependent sacrificial sulfur transferase LarE, giving the protein MSTPVADKLAAARADLADRDGVLVAFSGGVDSSAVAAIAHDALGDDAVACTAKSETLPDAELDDARRVAEEIGIRHEIVEFSELDSQAFVENGDDRCYHCRTMRLGAMFDHAAELGIDVVCDGTNASDPGEGHRPGLQAVEELDAYSPLLEHGIVKSEVREIADDYGLSVADKPSMACLSSRIPTGLEVTEERLSRIEQAETVLRTWGFEQFRVRDHDGIARIEVGEDELEDALDPEFVRAARQYIGELGFDHVTLDLDGYRTGSVSPADEADDSEEGADESADSGDPVVEDVFGTDYPTADEI
- a CDS encoding GNAT family N-acetyltransferase, with translation MSDLTVRRYEPDDAEAVWDLHERALRDIGAYDEAYAHLDADLRAVESAYLDAGGEFLVGEIDGTDGSGSEIVAMGALQPSAEVDHHETDPAAAVVRRMRVDPAHQRRGFGSRTLRELEARAKELGFDRLVLDTTPDQESAVALYESFGYAETRRESTPAGEMIFYEREL
- a CDS encoding homing endonuclease associated repeat-containing protein, which codes for MGRTEQECLDALRKAAEQLGESPSKAQYEDLGLTPAASTILRVVGGWNEAKERAGLSTNASRGSRVAPKPEGVELPDGETWEELSQDQRWHYRNAEHNTERTLRRRARLRAWVNERKRERGCAGCGESDPACLDFHHLDGETKAMAVTDMITHGYGREALRGEFEKCDVLCANCHRKRHDRRPAVVDRDGGPQSKRERLRAWSYEYRRDRGCRRCSEDDPSCLQFHHPDPDEKSAGVGQLISDGADESEVRAEVDRCVVLCANCHRREHFDPPTDDGSAGAKATEPR
- a CDS encoding alcohol dehydrogenase catalytic domain-containing protein gives rise to the protein MRTAAFTDLIGPEGVSVVDRPDPEPRRGEAVVDVAACSINRHDLWILEGDSAMVDADDLPFVSGLDVAGRVREVGPDVSAVEPGDRVVLCPNETCGACRFCREGPENLCENFSLYHGGLAERARVTADRLVALPDGVDATTAAALPTAYMTASRMLERADVAAGDRVFVPGATGGVGVATVQLCDALGVETVGTSRSAAKLDRVRESGLDRGIESADVSEIEAAVDEPVDAVVNHLGGEYSKLGQSVLRRGGTMVVCGRTAGGTSEFDVADLFLAHKRIVGSTMGTQPDLERLVELVANGAFLPVIDETYPLAETGAAFAAMQDRESVGKLVVTP
- a CDS encoding DUF192 domain-containing protein, with amino-acid sequence MRRRAFLAAVAAAGVAGCRSDGTATDGGTDDGGSGPTTSTDGTATPTTEADPTTGTPAATVTGTPTATPTGTPTATASPTPLEPGTREAVFPDYETTDVRVTTPDGERLGSVTAAIADTGGLRFTGLSDTESLPEDWGMLFVYDSVGSHTYVMREMDFGLDIVYADGEGAITEIHHAPEPGPNEDGEDQTYPGRGQYVLEVNKGWTTERGVETGDVLRFEL